The following proteins are encoded in a genomic region of Candidatus Bathyarchaeota archaeon:
- a CDS encoding NADH-quinone oxidoreductase subunit M has translation MSLPLLLAVFAIPTISIPFVYLTGKKSIKAAAIFVALIALINIALVAYTVPTILETGSYTETYTWIPSIINTEFTLYLDGISASIALISLALMMVASLYSVNYMHGKKHLPAYYALLCMLSVGLIGVFLTSNLILFYFCWELMLVPAYFIVGEWGYRNSYKSAFKLFIFTHAGAVFVLLGIGAVYWLTGTTDMFIAQESLMSTSFATDAVRYVLIALTAGFAVKMAVFPVHMWLPDAHGEAPAPMSALLSGVIISAGAYAILRLSFDMVFPSVGIAFGTTFLQALSIIGVITAFFGSFIALVSTDIKRLIAYSSIAHMGYIMFGLSLVPVSLAGASVVMIGSSLAIVGTVLHIITHAASKGLFFLTAGGIMHQTEERDIRKMGGLAGKMPFSAVSGIIAALSISGAPPFACFISEFFIFIGAFQIIGATGGLASFYIWPTALMLVATVFSLAYSLRFVSKVFFGKSKDEPAEGEISTEPVTHEGHKIVDVPNWMKLSLAILVVLVLLIGVYPTFFMDLIQTATLGATLIG, from the coding sequence ATGTCGCTACCATTATTACTAGCAGTATTCGCTATACCAACAATTAGCATCCCATTTGTTTACCTTACAGGAAAGAAATCAATCAAAGCAGCGGCAATCTTTGTCGCGTTAATCGCATTGATAAACATCGCACTTGTAGCCTACACGGTTCCAACTATACTGGAAACTGGAAGCTACACGGAAACCTACACATGGATACCCTCCATAATAAACACAGAATTCACGCTATACTTAGACGGCATCAGTGCATCCATTGCGCTAATCAGCTTAGCCTTAATGATGGTGGCATCACTATACTCAGTTAACTACATGCACGGCAAAAAACACCTGCCCGCTTACTACGCACTACTATGCATGCTATCAGTAGGCTTAATCGGCGTATTCCTAACCAGCAACCTAATACTATTCTACTTCTGCTGGGAACTCATGCTGGTACCCGCATACTTCATAGTGGGCGAATGGGGTTATCGTAACAGCTACAAGTCAGCCTTCAAACTATTCATCTTCACCCATGCAGGCGCAGTTTTTGTGCTGTTGGGCATTGGAGCAGTTTACTGGCTCACAGGAACAACAGACATGTTCATAGCTCAAGAAAGCCTCATGAGTACTTCCTTTGCAACAGATGCTGTCCGCTATGTTCTGATAGCTTTAACAGCTGGGTTCGCAGTGAAAATGGCTGTTTTCCCAGTTCACATGTGGCTTCCAGATGCACACGGAGAAGCACCTGCCCCAATGTCTGCATTATTAAGCGGAGTTATCATCAGTGCAGGAGCATACGCAATTCTCAGATTATCCTTTGACATGGTTTTCCCCTCAGTTGGAATTGCTTTTGGAACAACCTTCCTGCAGGCACTCTCAATAATCGGTGTCATAACTGCCTTCTTTGGCTCATTCATAGCTCTAGTATCCACCGATATTAAACGCTTAATTGCTTACTCAAGCATCGCCCACATGGGCTACATAATGTTTGGCCTCAGCTTAGTCCCTGTATCACTTGCAGGTGCAAGCGTCGTTATGATTGGCTCATCTTTAGCAATTGTGGGCACTGTACTGCACATTATCACTCATGCCGCAAGCAAAGGACTTTTCTTCCTTACCGCAGGCGGAATCATGCACCAAACTGAAGAACGAGACATCCGCAAAATGGGTGGATTAGCAGGCAAAATGCCCTTCAGCGCAGTTTCAGGAATCATCGCAGCCCTTAGCATTTCTGGTGCACCACCATTTGCATGCTTCATTAGTGAATTCTTCATCTTTATAGGTGCATTCCAAATAATAGGCGCCACAGGTGGCTTAGCCAGCTTCTACATTTGGCCAACCGCACTTATGCTGGTTGCAACAGTATTCTCGCTTGCTTACTCTTTGCGTTTTGTAAGCAAAGTTTTCTTTGGTAAATCCAAAGATGAACCCGCAGAAGGCGAAATATCCACAGAACCAGTAACACATGAAGGACACAAAATCGTTGATGTTCCAAACTGGATGAAACTATCACTGGCAATCTTGGTAGTGCTGGTTCTCCTTATTGGTGTTTATCCAACCTTCTTTATGGATTTAATTCAGACAGCCACACTTGGAGCAACATTGATAGGATAG
- a CDS encoding NADH-quinone oxidoreductase subunit N, with the protein MVQILDIILPIITFIIASLLTIPVFKLIRKNSSNHKTAATLAWILVVFVLSAVTIANLALSYYSVADPGAQYIGLTGDIDTAIATTFLVDALSIYMAIIIVGIAAVIMIYTVFFVNSNERPSDRYFAVMLMLTGALVGAVLAGDLLTFFIFWEAATAAAAFLMLFKKNAFSLNATMKYLIMVIIASAFVLLGLSIVYGITGSLNYEGVRNALSAINPADKNLLIISFIFIAAGYAIEAAIVPFHFWLPDAYTAAPASSAAFLSALVDQGSYYILIRILLYIVLPAPLGPVDWAFMLAVMAALSMIVGNIFALIQNNVKRMMAYICVADVGYNLVAITSATALGLAGNLYFFLIGGLTTALAFMVIGIINSHGFRTLEDFAGLGKRMPIASLALIIAGLSFAGVPPLGGFIAKYFVFTAAIQANLVWLAIIGVITSVLQTAYIFRLVNVMYARKPKDETKIVENKYILIPVFILVAAIFILGLFPDIVLQLINPVLPQLPFTPIA; encoded by the coding sequence ATGGTACAAATACTTGACATAATATTACCCATAATAACTTTCATAATCGCTTCCCTACTAACCATCCCAGTCTTCAAACTAATCCGCAAAAACAGCAGCAACCACAAAACCGCCGCCACCCTCGCGTGGATACTGGTAGTTTTTGTCCTATCTGCAGTCACCATAGCAAACTTGGCTTTAAGCTACTACAGCGTAGCTGACCCAGGTGCCCAATACATCGGCTTAACAGGTGACATAGACACAGCAATAGCTACCACATTCCTTGTAGATGCCCTATCCATTTACATGGCAATAATCATCGTGGGCATAGCTGCGGTCATCATGATCTATACGGTGTTCTTTGTAAACTCTAACGAGCGCCCCTCAGACCGCTACTTCGCCGTAATGCTCATGCTAACAGGCGCACTAGTTGGTGCAGTCCTTGCAGGCGATTTACTTACATTCTTCATATTCTGGGAAGCCGCAACGGCAGCAGCCGCGTTTCTAATGTTGTTTAAGAAAAACGCATTCAGCCTAAACGCCACCATGAAATACCTAATCATGGTCATCATCGCCAGCGCCTTCGTATTGTTGGGTCTTTCCATCGTGTACGGCATCACAGGCAGCCTAAACTATGAAGGCGTCCGAAACGCCCTATCAGCAATTAACCCAGCAGACAAAAACCTGCTCATAATCAGCTTCATCTTCATCGCTGCAGGCTACGCAATCGAAGCCGCAATTGTGCCCTTCCACTTCTGGCTACCTGACGCATATACAGCTGCACCAGCCTCATCAGCAGCCTTCCTATCCGCACTGGTTGACCAAGGCAGCTACTACATCCTCATCAGAATCCTCCTCTACATCGTATTACCCGCTCCATTAGGTCCCGTTGACTGGGCATTCATGCTCGCTGTCATGGCAGCCTTAAGCATGATTGTAGGTAACATCTTTGCACTGATACAAAACAACGTTAAACGCATGATGGCATACATCTGCGTCGCAGACGTCGGCTACAACCTCGTCGCCATCACCAGCGCAACCGCCCTCGGCTTAGCAGGAAACTTGTACTTCTTCCTAATAGGCGGCTTAACCACAGCACTCGCATTCATGGTAATTGGCATAATCAACAGTCACGGATTCCGAACACTAGAAGACTTCGCAGGCTTAGGCAAGAGAATGCCCATTGCAAGCTTAGCTTTAATCATTGCAGGTCTGAGCTTTGCTGGTGTTCCACCATTGGGTGGTTTCATTGCAAAGTATTTCGTATTCACCGCCGCGATTCAAGCAAACTTGGTCTGGTTAGCAATCATCGGAGTAATCACCAGTGTACTGCAAACTGCTTACATCTTCCGACTCGTCAACGTAATGTATGCACGCAAACCCAAAGATGAAACAAAAATCGTTGAAAACAAGTACATACTCATTCCCGTATTCATACTGGTCGCTGCAATCTTCATCCTCGGACTCTTCCCAGACATCGTACTGCAACTCATCAACCCAGTCCTTCCACAACTACCCTTCACACCAATCGCATAA